The sequence CCCGGAGACTCTGCTGAACATGCTCAGGCAGTAAGCCGACCTTGAATAGTAGAAGATCGTAGTGCAAGAGGCAGGCTTTACCATGCCAAGAGCCACCACGAGTTGCCCGATGATAAAGCCCAACAAGAGCTGTGATTGCACCGATGCAGCCGGTGCCGTAGTCTGAGATGGGGAACGGCGGTACCACAGGTTCGTTGAGGCCCATAAACTTGCCTTGTTCCCACGCAACACCCGTCACCTGAAAATTTACCCGTTAGTAAATGGCGATTTAGGGATTGTTCATTTCGGTCCACGGGATTCTTACACAGTCTGCAATTTGCTGCCATCCAGCCCGATTTGCCCACTCGCCTTCATATCCAAAACAATTCTCATTGACGTAGACGAATCCTTTACCCCTCTTAGAGGCTAGTTCAGCGAGCTGCTGGGGGCCATATCCTAGTTTTGCAATAGCCCCGGGGCGATAACCATCAACCACGACATCAGCTTCGGCCAAGAGCTTCTCAAACGtttctctccctttggcTGTCTTGAGGTCTAAATCCGTCGCCCGTTTGCCCATGTTACCATCCACTTGAAAGAACGGTACATCGCTAAGATTTGGACTTGTCACTTTGATGACTTCAGCACCATATTCGCCCAGAATCCTTGTAATTGTAGGGCCAGCAATGATGCGACATAGCTCGAGTACCTTGATACCGGAGAGTAGCCGACTACCAGTATGGCTTGGAAGAGGAACCAGTGGCGTTTTATCTTCTATATTCTCAACTGACCAAGGCGAAAGTCCAATGTTTGCTCTTCCCTGTCAATTTCGTCAGCCAATGACATTCTTGTTTTGGTACGGTCAGTTTTCCAGGCTTTGACTTACATGGGGGGTGTTCAGAAACTCGGTATGCGGGAAGGCTTTAACGCCTGCTTGCCTATGCTGCGCATTCAGTTTCTCCAACTCTTCTACTGTAAATTTCTTCACAGCAGATTCAATAGTTTCTACAATCTGTTCATGTGATGTCAGGTCGGGTCGATATGGCTCCAGTCCAATCATATTCAGCGTTGTTGATGCTTCTAATGAGCCATGGATGTGGTAGTACTCATTAGGCGTTTTTGTGGCATATAAGTTTGCAGACATGCGACGATAAGGATTGGATTGCGCTTGAAGCAAATCTGTATCTATACATGCGCCATATTAGTATGCGAATAAACAAACTACATCTGTGTCAATGGTGGTATGTACAAACCCTTCAACAGGCTTTTAACTTGTTTATCAAGCTTTCCATATCCACCTACTCGAGCCAGGTATGCTTGAAACAGAAAGGCTGTTGTCTTTTCAAGACTAATCACAATTTCCCTCTGCGAAGGCGAAGGTGCCTCTCCCTGCCGTGTATCCGCGAGGAGAGATGCAACCGATGCCTCGATAGCCTTTAGCGCTGCTGTTGTTTCAGTCTCCTTGAATGGAATAGGGAAATATGGTTGGTCACGTTCGGCGACGAATTGAACATGATCGGCTCGGCTTGCTACTCCGCACGGCAGCGATATGGAGTCGAACTCATTGCAGAGATATTGCAAAATACCATGAGCCTCCTTCTTCGAGGAATATGTGGTACCTGGTCTGCCGTTCATAGTAGGCGgcagaattttataaatctagaaTTGTTAAATGACTAAATTCTGATCTTTTCTCACGACTTTTATACAATCGTTTAGGTCGGCTTTATATCGTTTGTTAATACAAAACTTGAGTAAACGAGGAATGCAAAATGGCCCCACAGCCGACTTACAAATCGTTATCCGAATCCCAACTCTAACGAAGGGCGCAGTTTaaaacaacaagaacaaTTGATTAAAAAACCCTCACCTGGTATACACTCGGTACGGATGTGAATTTTGCCACTCAATAACAACTCAATATCAGGGCCCTGACTAGGATCCATCCCGTCCGCATCCGACTCCTAAGGCCGGACAATCCAGCATTATCACAGTGGGGCTGCGCGCCCTTAACCGACACTCTCTTTGTCTGACATCACTTGCGTCTCCCCTCATTTACAGCTTGCTGCAAATTAATAAGATAGAAGAAACCACATTAATACCGCATCTATCCGGTTAGATCCGTCTCTTATATGTCTTACCTAGAACAAAGTTATCCTGATCCTGGCCGTGAACTCAGGCGCTAACTAGTTCAGTTAATACAGAGGTTTAAGTATTTAACAGAAAGAGAACGAATTCGATATAGTGCAAGTTCCGATAGGCCACTCAGCTATGCCGTTCCTAAAGCTAGAAGACCGAGACCGGCAGCTTTACTACACGTTGAAttcaccaacagcagcagcatcgtcttCTAAGATAACAACTATTATTCTTATCCATGGCCTGGGATCTTCCAGTTCTTATTATGCACCAGTTATTCCCAGGCTCGTAGATGCAGGATACTCCTGCTTGGCGCTCGATTCCCATGGTCTGTCATTATGCCCCCAATTATGTTTCTTATTTTCATGTTATGTATTGCGGCTGACGTAGGTcataatattaaaggctcCGCGTTGACCAAATTGACTGGCCAGGGCGGCGATCTTGAAACAATAATTCAGGATATAGGCGCTGCCGTATCGACACTCAAAATATCTCCTAGCCAAACAATTATAGTGGGACATTCTATGGGCGGTATTGTCGCTCCTGAAGCCACACTGCGATACCAATTCGCCGGCACTGTCCTCTTAGGCCCCGTATATCCCAATGAGGGTCTTGGAAAAGTTCTTGAGGATAGAATTCAAAAGGTTCAACAAAGTAAGCATAAAAATACGCACAAGACAATCCTGAGGGTCAATTTGATGATTGGAGATTTGCTTAACATGCTAACTGCTCTAAGATGGCATGGACGGTTTAGCAGATGCTATACCAAAGGCCGCAACAGCATCTTCAGCCACTGCACTACAACGAGCATTCATCCGtactcttcttctcgctcaaTCTCCAGAGGGCTACATTGCAAACTGTAAAGCAATTATAGCCGCTTCGGTGCCAGCTTACGAAAAAATCAAGTCTCCGCTCTT comes from Trichoderma asperellum chromosome 3, complete sequence and encodes:
- a CDS encoding uncharacterized protein (EggNog:ENOG41) codes for the protein MPFLKLEDRDRQLYYTLNSPTAAASSSKITTIILIHGLGSSSSYYAPVIPRLVDAGYSCLALDSHGSALTKLTGQGGDLETIIQDIGAAVSTLKISPSQTIIVGHSMGGIVAPEATLRYQFAGTVLLGPVYPNEGLGKVLEDRIQKVQQNGMDGLADAIPKAATASSATALQRAFIRTLLLAQSPEGYIANCKAIIAASVPAYEKIKSPLLLVAGAEDFVCPIELSQKIHDSWGSTDKHLQVLDKTGHWYCIESPDQVGDAIVQFASGIKSV
- a CDS encoding uncharacterized protein (EggNog:ENOG41), coding for MNGRPGTTYSSKKEAHGILQYLCNEFDSISLPCGVASRADHVQFVAERDQPYFPIPFKETETTAALKAIEASVASLLADTRQGEAPSPSQREIVISLEKTTAFLFQAYLARVGGYGKLDKQVKSLLKDTDLLQAQSNPYRRMSANLYATKTPNEYYHIHGSLEASTTLNMIGLEPYRPDLTSHEQIVETIESAVKKFTVEELEKLNAQHRQAGVKAFPHTEFLNTPHGRANIGLSPWSVENIEDKTPLVPLPSHTGSRLLSGIKVLELCRIIAGPTITRILGEYGAEVIKVTSPNLSDVPFFQVDGNMGKRATDLDLKTAKGRETFEKLLAEADVVVDGYRPGAIAKLGYGPQQLAELASKRGKGFVYVNENCFGYEGEWANRAGWQQIADCVTGVAWEQGKFMGLNEPVVPPFPISDYGTGCIGAITALVGLYHRATRGGSWHGKACLLHYDLLLFKVGLLPEHVQQSLRDMMGPEVLALRYHNSVDQISGTVLRRMREVYPEFVDNPKYVDKWYSDKYKGEVCAVKPVAEIEGLEVGFRRASRPNGSDEAKWELDEEKDYRLD